The sequence TCTCCCTTTTAATCTTTCCACCTCAATCAAACTTTTGGTCAAATATGCAAGAAGATAGTCGTTGAGCGATATCTTTACCTCCTTATTCGGATAGCCCAAATAATACCTCACACCACTTATCCCCTGCTCATACCGCTTTACCGTAAGATACCCCGTCTGAAATAGTAGATTCTCAGGCTCTATAAAATCTACATCAAAGCTACCCAGAAGTTTCTCCGTAACCTTAAATTCCTCAAGCTGGGCTATATAAAACTTTCTGTCCACAAGCAGCTTTATCAAAAACGTAGGCGTCCCCGTCTCAAACCAGTATGATTGAAATTTACGTTTTGATAGATAAAGCAGTATATCAAATGGATTATACACGCTCTCCCCTAAAAAGCTGTATC is a genomic window of Spirochaetota bacterium containing:
- a CDS encoding AAA family ATPase, with protein sequence YATICGYTESELASVFEEELKGEDKEAIRCWYNGYSFLGESVYNPFDILLYLSKRKFQSYWFETGTPTFLIKLLVDRKFYIAQLEEFKVTEKLLGSFDVDFIEPENLLFQTGYLTVKRYEQGISGVRYYLGYPNKEVKISLNDYLLAYLTKSLIEVERLKGRLEDDLAVGNINGIEATIKSLFASIPYEWYRSNQISGYEGYYASVVYSFLAGA